The window TAAAAGCAAAAGAGTATTTGGCTCTAATTGAGCAATTTGATGACGATGGGCTAGATGATTTTGCTCGAGTGCGCGAACTTCTTGGACTTGCGACAGGACAAGATAATGCTTGGTATACTTTACGAGTTGGTGAGCTTAAAGCGATGTTAGCTTTAGCTGGTAAAGACTTAGAACAAGCAAAATTATGGCTCGACTGGACGATTGAGATGAATAGTTCTATTTTCACGCCTGAACGTAATCACGCTTATCGCTGTCTAGCCACATTAGTCGATTTTATGTTAATGCGAGATCGTAAACAATTTTCTGATTATCAAACAGCATTTAATAAAATGTATGGTGAAGAATGTGTAACTGAAATGTGGCAATATGCAACGGCGAAAAAGAGTTTCTTCGGCCTGTTTAATGTTGATGATAATTTAACGCAATTTAATGCACATCAAAAGCTACTTCAAGTTTATTATAAGCTACATCAAGCAATGAAATAGTCACTCATAATATTACTGTTTTAAAGGTGAATTAATTATTCTATGATTTAATAATTAATTCATCTGACTTCAATTCAAGTATTTTTTCACTATAATAGTATATTACAGCAATATTTTAACGAAATAAAAATCCACTCACTTGTCCAATTCATATATACTGAACAAATATTATATTTAGTAGAGATTAAAATGTTAAGTTATCGACACAGCTACCATGCAGGTAATCATGCTGATGTATTAAAGCATATTGTCCTGACACTATGTATTGAATCACTCAAAGAAAAAGATAAACCTTTTTTATACCTAGATACCCATTCAGGTGCTGGACGCTATCTATTACAGAGTGAGCATGCTGAAAAAACAGCAGAATATTTATCAGGTATTGCCAGAGTTTGGCAACAGACAGAAATATTAGATCTATTAAATCCTTACTTGTCTGTTCTAAAATATTACAATCGTAGTGAAACGCTGAAATACTATCCAGGCTCACCATTGATTGCAAAGCAGTTATTACGCCCACAAGATAAGCTCTCTTTAACGGAAATTCACTCGTCCGATTACCCACTATTAAGGCAAGAATTTAATAAAGATAAACGAGCCCAAGTCCTCAGAGAGGATGGATTTTTACAACTAAAATCTAAATTACCACCAGAGTCTCGTCGAGGTGTTATTTTGATAGATCCTTCATATGAAATAAAAGATGACTACCAAAAAATACCATTAGCATTACATGAAGGCTATAAACGATTTGCAACGGGTTGTTATCTACTTTGGTATCCTGTAGTCAATCGTAAACAAACTCAAGGTATGATTGATGGTATTGTAAACAGTGGGATTAAACGAATTTTGCAAATTGAACTAGCAGTTAGACCGGATAATAACCAGAAAGGAATGACAGCTTCCGGAATGATTGTTATTAATCCACCTTGGAAACTACAACAGCAAATGGAGAGCATTCTACCTTGGTTAAAAGATATTCTTGATCCAGAGGGGATGGGGCATATATTACTTAAAGAGTTAGTATCTGAATAATTAATAAAGTAATTTATGCTTTAATAGATTATAACGATTATTCTATTACCTTATTATAGGTTTTTATCTATTTAATTATATGATAAGTTATAAATATTCTTACTAAAAGGTATAAAAGAGATGACAGTAAAACATTATGATTATATTGCAATAGGTGGTGGTAGTGGCGGTATCGCATCGATCAATCGTGCCGCATCTTATGGTAAAAAATGTGCCATCATTGAAGCTAAGGCATTAGGCGGAACCTGTGTTAATGTTGGCTGCGTGCCAAAAAAAGTGATGTGGTATGGAGCACAAATTGCAGAAGCAATTAATCATTATGGCCCCGACTACGGATTTGACACGACAATTAATCAATTTAGCTGGAAAAAGCTCATCGAGAGTCGCAGCGCATATATTGATAGAATCCATCAATCTTATGATAGAGTCTTAACAAATAATAAAGTTGATGTCATTAATGGCTATGCTAAGTTTATCGACCCAAAAACACTTGAAGTAAATGGTCAACAATATACAGCAGAACATATTCTAATCTCCGTCGGTGGTGAGCCGATGATTCCTAATATTCCAGGAGCAGAATATGGTATTACTTCTGACGGTTTTTTTGCCTTAACTGAGCAGCCAAAGCGTGTTGCAATTGTGGGAGCTGGCTATATTGCATGTGAAATTGCTGGTGTTCTTCACTCATTAGGTAGTGAAGTTCACCAATTTATTCGTAAGGACACTCCATTACGCTCTTTAGATCCAATTATTATTGATACATTAATGGATGTGATTAAACAAGAAGGCCAGCAATTACATCCGAATTCAATACCTAAAGCGGTTATAAAAAACAGTGATAGTTCACTGACTTTACAACTGGAAAATGGTCAAAATTACGAAGTTGACTGCTTAATTTGGGCAATTGGACGAAAACCAGCAACAGATAAACTTAATCTTGCAGTCACTGGACTAAAAGTTAAATCGTCAGGCTTTATTGAAGTCGATAAATATCAAAATACTAATATAGCTGGAATTTATTCAGTGGGTGATGATACTGAAGCTGTAGCTCTAACACCTGTAGCTGTTGCCGCAGGACGCCGATTGTCAGAACGATTATTTAATAATAAACCTGATGAACATTTAGATTATAATGATATTCCAACCGTTATTTTTACCCATCCACCAATTGGAACAGTCGGATTAACAGAACCTGAGGCTGTAAAAATTTATGGTAAGGAAAATATTAAAACCTATCAATCTGGCTTTACCGCAATGTATACCGCAGTAACTCATCACCGACAACCTTGTAAAATGAAGTTAGTTTGTGCCGGTAAGGAAGAAAAGATTGTTGGTATTCATGGGATTGGTTATGGCATGGATGAAATATTACAAGGCTTTGCTGTTGCTTTAAAGATGGGAGCAACCAAAAAAGACTTCGATAATACTGTTGCAATTCACCCAACTGCTGCTGAAGAATTTGTCACGATGCGTTAAATATAACACAATCGTATTAGCAAAATTATTCTGCACAGTAAAATAGAATAATAAAACATCAGATATTATTACTGATAAACCTATAAAAAAACCACCTGATAAAAGGTGGTTTTTTTTATTCACACTCAAAACTATAAATTATTTATAACTATAACCATATTGATAATAGCTACCAGCCTTACGTACCACACCATTAAATATCACACCTTTAACTTGAATGTGGTTTTGTTCAAAACGTTGCACGCCTAATTGAACTTCTTTTATCGTATTTTGACCATAACGAACCACTAACATCAGCGTACCTGCATACTGGCTAACAATACATGCATCAGTTACGGCTAATACAGGTGGAGTATCAATCAATACCATATCGTACTCTTGACTTGCCCATTCTAATAGCTCAGCGAGTCTTGGATGCATTAACAGCTCAGATGGATTTGGCGGTACAACACCTCTTGGAATAAAATCCAGTGAAGAGTTTAACGGTGTTTTATGAATAACTGAGGAGATATCTTGCTGACCAGATAAATATTCAGATAAACCGTGCTTCATATTTATGTTCATCAATTCATGCAAATACCCTTTACGCATATCAGAATCAATCAGTAAAACTTTTTTACCTAAGTCTGCAATTACCACCGATAGATTAGTTGTAATAAAGGTTTTACCAATTTCAGGGCTACATCCTGATATCACTAAAATATTATTCTTAGCCTCTAACATCGCGAAATGTAAACTAGTTCTTAAACTACGTAAAGCTTCAACAGAAAGATCGTTTGGAGCACCAACCGATACCAATTGCTTGGCTCTAATATTCTTTTTACGATGAGCTTTGAGCGTATTTCTGAAGGTTTGATTTTGCTTACTTTGCCAATCAGAAAGAGGAACACTCGCATATACGTTTAAACCAATATCTTCTATCTGTTCAACAGAGTCGATGGTCTTTCTTAAGGCTGTTACTAAAATAATAGCACCAGAAGAGAGAATCAGACCAAATAAGAAGGCAACACCAACGATGATGACTTTCTTCGGTTTAACCGGTTTAGGTTGCACTAAGGCATTGTCAATAATT is drawn from Orbaceae bacterium BiB and contains these coding sequences:
- a CDS encoding 23S rRNA (adenine(2030)-N(6))-methyltransferase RlmJ → MLSYRHSYHAGNHADVLKHIVLTLCIESLKEKDKPFLYLDTHSGAGRYLLQSEHAEKTAEYLSGIARVWQQTEILDLLNPYLSVLKYYNRSETLKYYPGSPLIAKQLLRPQDKLSLTEIHSSDYPLLRQEFNKDKRAQVLREDGFLQLKSKLPPESRRGVILIDPSYEIKDDYQKIPLALHEGYKRFATGCYLLWYPVVNRKQTQGMIDGIVNSGIKRILQIELAVRPDNNQKGMTASGMIVINPPWKLQQQMESILPWLKDILDPEGMGHILLKELVSE
- the gorA gene encoding glutathione-disulfide reductase, translating into MTVKHYDYIAIGGGSGGIASINRAASYGKKCAIIEAKALGGTCVNVGCVPKKVMWYGAQIAEAINHYGPDYGFDTTINQFSWKKLIESRSAYIDRIHQSYDRVLTNNKVDVINGYAKFIDPKTLEVNGQQYTAEHILISVGGEPMIPNIPGAEYGITSDGFFALTEQPKRVAIVGAGYIACEIAGVLHSLGSEVHQFIRKDTPLRSLDPIIIDTLMDVIKQEGQQLHPNSIPKAVIKNSDSSLTLQLENGQNYEVDCLIWAIGRKPATDKLNLAVTGLKVKSSGFIEVDKYQNTNIAGIYSVGDDTEAVALTPVAVAAGRRLSERLFNNKPDEHLDYNDIPTVIFTHPPIGTVGLTEPEAVKIYGKENIKTYQSGFTAMYTAVTHHRQPCKMKLVCAGKEEKIVGIHGIGYGMDEILQGFAVALKMGATKKDFDNTVAIHPTAAEEFVTMR